In Thermithiobacillus plumbiphilus, the following are encoded in one genomic region:
- a CDS encoding type II toxin-antitoxin system HicB family antitoxin, with translation MRYMVVFEQGPSSYGAYVPDLPGCIAAGESEAEVLELIREAIEFHLEGLKEEGLPVPTPHSSSRMVEVSA, from the coding sequence ATGCGTTATATGGTCGTATTTGAGCAGGGCCCAAGCAGCTACGGGGCGTATGTGCCAGATCTTCCTGGATGCATCGCGGCGGGTGAGTCCGAGGCAGAGGTTCTTGAGCTCATTCGAGAGGCTATTGAGTTTCACCTTGAGGGGCTAAAGGAAGAGGGGCTTCCGGTTCCGACACCTCACTCGTCAAGCCGTATGGTTGAGGTTAGCGCGTAA
- a CDS encoding type II toxin-antitoxin system HicA family toxin, translating to MKVKDLIAPIEAHGWQQVRQRGSHRQFHHPTKPGTVTVAGKPNLDVPPGTLNSALKQAGLKKE from the coding sequence ATGAAAGTCAAGGACCTCATCGCGCCGATTGAAGCCCACGGATGGCAGCAGGTGCGCCAGAGAGGAAGCCATCGGCAATTTCATCACCCCACGAAGCCGGGCACAGTCACCGTAGCGGGCAAGCCCAACCTTGATGTGCCGCCCGGTACGCTCAACAGCGCGCTGAAGCAGGCTGGACTAAAGAAGGAGTAA